One Parcubacteria group bacterium genomic window carries:
- a CDS encoding GatB/YqeY domain-containing protein, with amino-acid sequence MLKEQILSDLKESLKSGDALRRDTLRLLSSAIKNAEIEKKKKEEGLSDQEIVETIKKSVKQRKDSIEQYEKGGRQDLADKEKQELEILSIYLPEQMSEDKIREEIEKVIAKTGANSQKDFGKVMGMAMKRLNGQADGDAVKKIVKEEIAKIS; translated from the coding sequence ATGCTCAAAGAACAAATCCTTTCCGACCTTAAAGAATCTCTGAAATCAGGAGATGCTCTTAGGCGTGATACTTTGCGTTTGCTTTCCAGCGCCATTAAGAACGCTGAAATTGAAAAAAAGAAAAAAGAAGAAGGTCTTAGCGATCAGGAGATTGTTGAGACGATTAAAAAATCAGTCAAACAAAGAAAGGATAGTATTGAGCAATATGAAAAAGGAGGCAGGCAGGATTTGGCTGATAAGGAAAAACAAGAATTGGAAATTCTTTCGATTTATCTTCCAGAGCAAATGAGCGAAGACAAAATCAGAGAAGAAATAGAGAAAGTTATCGCTAAAACCGGAGCAAATTCTCAGAAAGATTTCGGAAAAGTTATGGGAATGGCGATGAAAAGATTAAATGGCCAAGCAGATGGAGATGCGGTGAAAAAGATTGTGAAAGAAGAAATAGCCAAAATTTCCTAA
- a CDS encoding mechanosensitive ion channel domain-containing protein: MFNYFNLNFLEKGTAGYQLLVLLILLLFLKVFFRLIVYKFFSFIFKSSRKEIARAKGRTIALLLNTVGNIIILSVAVLLILELIGIDIRPLLAGAGILGLAIGFGSQTLIKDFVSGIFIILENQYNVGDIVKIGTFTGKVEKISFRSTVIKDEKEGLVYISNGSIGSVANLTQGKIIGKTK; encoded by the coding sequence ATGTTCAATTATTTTAACTTAAATTTTCTTGAAAAGGGCACTGCTGGTTATCAATTGCTTGTTTTGCTTATTCTATTACTATTTCTCAAAGTCTTCTTCAGGCTGATTGTCTATAAGTTTTTTTCTTTTATTTTTAAATCTTCAAGAAAGGAAATAGCCAGAGCTAAGGGCAGGACAATCGCCTTGTTGCTCAATACGGTTGGAAATATAATAATCTTAAGCGTGGCTGTCCTTTTAATACTTGAATTAATCGGTATCGATATCCGTCCTCTTTTGGCTGGAGCGGGAATTTTGGGCTTGGCAATCGGTTTTGGGTCGCAAACTCTCATTAAGGATTTTGTCAGCGGGATATTTATAATTTTAGAAAATCAATACAATGTCGGAGATATAGTGAAGATAGGAACTTTCACCGGAAAAGTGGAAAAAATTTCCTTTCGTTCTACTGTCATAAAAGATGAAAAAGAAGGGCTCGTTTATATTTCCAACGGATCTATCGGAAGCGTAGCCAATCTTACCCAGGGGAAAATAATAGGTAAAACAAAATGA
- the ftsA gene encoding cell division protein FtsA, with product MSKKNIIVGIDVGSSNVRCIIVQAFSDVEIPRIIGVGEVPSSGIRRGIISDVEEVIKNINESVEKAERMAGVTVKSANVNIGGTEINFQNSKGVIAVGRADGEVTEDDLERVIVEAQNVALPLNKEIIYVIPKNYRLDDQENIRDPLGMKGVRLEMNALVIECSSGQVKNLTRCIHQSGIDMDEIILEPLAAAESVLGRKQKELGVVLIDIGGGTTGISVFEDGDLVHTAVLPIGAGHVTNDIAIGLRTSIEVAEKVKLEFGNAISEEVGKKEEIDLSEVDSQESGVVSRYHVAEIIEARLEEIFGMVNRELKNIGKAGLLPAGAIITGGGAKLPQLVDLAKNVLGLPAQIGFPINLGGIMNKVDDPSFSTVVGLVIWNEEQKSSLKKETKKVFGNMSNTTEETVKKMKKWMEKFLP from the coding sequence ATGTCCAAGAAAAATATCATAGTGGGGATAGACGTTGGCTCTTCTAATGTACGCTGTATTATCGTACAGGCTTTTTCTGATGTGGAAATACCCAGGATAATTGGCGTAGGAGAAGTGCCTTCTTCCGGAATAAGAAGAGGAATAATTTCCGATGTTGAAGAAGTGATAAAAAATATCAATGAATCAGTGGAAAAAGCCGAAAGAATGGCGGGGGTTACCGTTAAGAGCGCTAACGTTAATATTGGCGGAACCGAAATAAATTTTCAAAATTCAAAAGGAGTTATCGCGGTAGGAAGAGCTGACGGAGAAGTAACGGAAGATGATTTGGAAAGAGTTATCGTCGAAGCTCAAAATGTTGCGCTTCCGCTAAATAAAGAAATAATCTATGTCATCCCTAAAAATTATCGGTTGGACGATCAGGAAAACATCAGAGACCCTTTGGGCATGAAAGGAGTTCGCTTGGAAATGAACGCTTTGGTTATTGAATGTTCTTCCGGACAAGTTAAAAATCTGACCAGATGCATTCATCAGTCGGGAATAGATATGGATGAAATAATTTTAGAACCTTTGGCGGCAGCCGAATCTGTTCTTGGAAGAAAACAAAAAGAATTGGGGGTGGTTTTGATTGATATTGGAGGGGGAACCACAGGAATTTCTGTTTTTGAAGATGGCGATTTAGTCCATACCGCCGTTCTTCCGATAGGCGCCGGACATGTTACAAACGATATTGCTATTGGGCTTCGTACTTCGATTGAAGTGGCTGAAAAAGTAAAATTGGAATTCGGAAATGCCATTTCCGAAGAGGTTGGCAAAAAAGAAGAAATAGATTTGTCCGAAGTTGATTCTCAAGAATCAGGAGTTGTTTCTCGTTATCATGTCGCGGAAATTATTGAAGCCAGACTGGAGGAGATATTCGGAATGGTCAATAGGGAATTAAAAAATATCGGAAAAGCCGGACTTCTTCCGGCCGGAGCGATAATTACTGGAGGCGGGGCTAAACTTCCTCAACTTGTCGATCTTGCAAAAAATGTTTTAGGTCTTCCCGCTCAGATTGGATTTCCAATAAATCTCGGAGGAATAATGAATAAAGTTGATGATCCATCTTTTTCGACGGTCGTGGGACTTGTAATTTGGAATGAAGAGCAGAAATCGAGTTTGAAGAAAGAAACAAAAAAAGTTTTTGGAAATATGTCCAACACAACTGAAGAGACTGTGAAAAAAATGAAGAAATGGATGGAGAAATTTTTGCCTTAG
- the ftsZ gene encoding cell division protein FtsZ has translation MAEIKPDIETFAKIKVVGVGGSGNNAISRMIESKIKGVEFVAINTDAQALHHSKASEKVHIGKNLTKGLGAGMNPEIGRQAAEENRDEIQEVLKGSDMVFVTCGLGGGTGTGAAPIVAETAKELGALTVSVVTKPFAFEGAQRRAIAEEGLDNLKDRVDSLITIPNDKLLSIIDRKTTLISAFRIVDDVLRQGVQGISDLITKPGVVNVDFADVRAILEDSGSALMGIGIASGENRAIEAARQAINSPLLELSIDGAKGVLFNVSGSSDLTMLEINEAANVITENIDPNAKVIFGAVTDDQIRKGDIHITVIATGFDTEKVNEASEKISRAFSGATIPVETKKKEEPKEERIVFPTKKLETKMIIEEKIQPRGISMRGETSKEAEEEELEIPAFIRRKMEK, from the coding sequence ATGGCTGAAATAAAACCGGATATAGAAACTTTTGCCAAAATAAAAGTAGTTGGAGTGGGAGGTTCAGGAAACAATGCAATCAGCAGGATGATTGAATCGAAAATCAAGGGGGTTGAATTTGTCGCAATAAACACTGATGCGCAGGCGCTTCATCATTCCAAAGCTTCCGAGAAAGTTCATATTGGAAAAAATTTGACCAAAGGGCTTGGGGCGGGAATGAATCCGGAAATAGGAAGACAGGCGGCGGAAGAAAATCGGGACGAAATTCAAGAAGTTCTCAAAGGTTCGGATATGGTTTTTGTAACTTGCGGTCTTGGAGGAGGAACCGGAACCGGCGCGGCGCCAATTGTGGCGGAAACTGCCAAAGAACTCGGAGCTCTGACTGTGTCAGTGGTAACGAAGCCGTTTGCTTTTGAAGGAGCGCAACGGAGAGCCATTGCCGAAGAGGGATTGGATAATTTAAAAGACAGAGTGGATTCTCTGATAACAATCCCGAATGATAAGTTGCTTTCCATAATTGACAGAAAAACAACTCTCATCAGCGCGTTTAGGATTGTTGACGACGTGCTAAGACAAGGCGTTCAGGGAATTTCCGATCTTATCACCAAGCCGGGAGTGGTTAATGTTGATTTTGCCGATGTCAGAGCTATTCTGGAAGATAGCGGATCAGCATTAATGGGAATCGGCATTGCCAGCGGAGAAAATAGGGCAATTGAAGCCGCCAGGCAAGCAATAAACAGCCCTCTTCTCGAACTTTCAATTGATGGAGCTAAAGGAGTATTGTTTAATGTTTCCGGTTCCAGTGACCTAACGATGCTTGAAATCAACGAAGCTGCTAATGTTATTACCGAAAACATCGATCCGAATGCTAAGGTAATATTCGGAGCGGTTACCGATGATCAAATCAGAAAAGGCGATATTCATATAACAGTCATTGCTACCGGATTTGATACGGAAAAAGTGAACGAAGCTTCCGAAAAGATTTCCAGAGCTTTTTCTGGTGCAACTATTCCGGTAGAAACCAAGAAAAAAGAAGAACCGAAAGAAGAAAGGATAGTTTTTCCGACCAAAAAACTGGAAACGAAGATGATTATCGAAGAAAAAATCCAACCGAGAGGAATTTCAATGAGAGGGGAAACATCCAAAGAAGCCGAAGAAGAAGAACTGGAAATCCCGGCTTTCATTCGGAGAAAAATGGAGAAATAG
- the ybeY gene encoding rRNA maturation RNase YbeY, whose product MKFDIEINNQEKCSLAKKYFDDVASKTIKLSRIKFSGKISISLAIVSEREIKRINRIYRKKNKVTDILSFSEYPQKKEKDIFCELIVCLAYVKKSSEIDKISLKKEMAYVVSHGILHCIGFGHSKKMYEIQDEVCKKYR is encoded by the coding sequence ATGAAATTCGATATAGAGATTAACAATCAGGAAAAATGTTCCTTGGCTAAAAAATATTTTGATGATGTTGCTTCAAAAACTATTAAGCTGAGCAGAATAAAATTTTCTGGAAAAATAAGCATAAGCCTAGCAATAGTATCAGAAAGGGAAATAAAAAGAATCAACCGGATTTATCGAAAAAAAAACAAAGTTACTGATATTTTATCTTTTTCCGAATATCCCCAAAAAAAAGAAAAAGATATTTTTTGCGAGCTGATAGTCTGTCTGGCATACGTGAAAAAATCTTCGGAAATTGACAAAATATCCCTTAAAAAAGAGATGGCATATGTGGTTTCGCACGGGATATTGCATTGCATTGGATTTGGCCATAGCAAGAAGATGTATGAAATTCAGGATGAAGTTTGCAAAAAATATAGATAA
- a CDS encoding diacylglycerol kinase has translation MEETKRNIKEICTSFKCAFRGVKYAISHERNFQIEIISAFSIVALILIFDIKSWEAVVLFLMIMWILVVELVNTVVEKVVDILKPRVHPYARLIKDMMAAVVLISAVFVAAIGIIIFYPYLRDLFIFAY, from the coding sequence ATGGAAGAGACAAAAAGGAATATCAAGGAAATTTGCACGAGCTTCAAGTGCGCTTTTAGGGGAGTAAAATATGCAATATCTCATGAAAGGAATTTTCAAATAGAGATAATTTCTGCATTTTCTATTGTTGCGCTGATTTTAATTTTTGACATAAAAAGTTGGGAAGCGGTAGTTCTTTTTTTGATGATAATGTGGATTTTGGTGGTGGAGCTTGTTAATACGGTAGTGGAAAAAGTAGTTGATATTTTAAAACCCAGAGTTCATCCCTATGCGCGCCTTATTAAGGATATGATGGCGGCAGTAGTGCTTATTTCAGCTGTCTTTGTTGCCGCTATAGGGATAATTATTTTTTATCCATATCTTAGAGATCTTTTTATTTTCGCATATTAA